One Burkholderia gladioli genomic window, ACTGCCGCCAGCGCCGTACCGTGACTGACGCGCTCCATCGGATCGGCGCGCATCGCTTACTTCGCCTTCGCGATGATCGATGCGGCCGGCAGACCCGCATCCTTCAGTTGGTCGAGTACATCCACCAGCACCTGGAGATTCGAGCGGCCATCCCCCGCGATGATGACGCTCGGCTTGTCGTTACCCGCTTCGGCGCGCAACACAGCGGCGAGCTGCGGCACTTCGGTGGGCTTGCCGTCCACCTGCAGATGACCGTCGTTGTCGATGGTCAGCGTGATGCGCTTCTGCTCGTCGATCTTCTGGGGACTCGCCGAACTCGGCAGCGACACTTTCAGTCCGAGTGCGGGCAACACGTTCATGCTGATCAATACAAAGAACGCGAGCAGAAACATCATCACGTCGATCATCGGAATGATTTCGATGCGTGCTTTGCGTTCGCGACGCTGCGGAAACTGCCTCATAAGAACACTCCGTCGGCTCGGCGAGATTGGCGATCAGGCGGCAGCGCGCTGGGCGAGCATCTCGCGGCGCTGCACCTGGCCTGATAGCGTCGTTTCCAGCAGAAACACCTTGAAGTGGTCGGTCAGACGCTCGCCGATCCGGTGCAGGACGTTGTGTCCGAGCAAGCCATACAGCGCCGTGCCGATCCCGATCGCCGTGGCGAACAGCGCCGAACCGATGCCGCGACTCACCGCGCCAGGGTCCGAAATACCACCGGCCGACAGCGCGTTGAAGGTGTCCATGATGCCGAGAATCGTGCCGAGCAAACCAAGCAGCGGTGCCGCCGTGACGATCGTATCGAGAATCCACAAGCCGCGATTTATCCGGCCGTCCACCCGCAGGTACAGCGCCGAAGACAGGTCTTCGATGCGTGCGCGCGGCAACTCGCCGCCCTTTTGCGCGTCGATGTACTCGGACATCGAACGCGTCATCACGTCAGCGGCCGGTTCGATCTGCGGCTGCGGATAGCCTGGACAGGCTTCCACCGCGATGGCGATCGCTTTCGCGATGCGCGCGCGCTGTATAGTCAGATAGACGTAATAGACCAGCCGTTCGACAATCACGAACGTGAGCAGAACCAGCCCCACGTACAGCAGGTTGATCGAAGCGGCGTGCAGGAATTCTCGGTTGATCGACATGACGTTCCTTCAGAAGGCTGTTGCAAAAGTCAGGACTGCGGTAACACCGTTGCCCACCAGGTAAGTCGGCGAGCTGCCGGCAATCGTCGCGCCGTTATCGGCGGTGGTGGCCTTCGCGTTGGTGGTCACGCTATAGGCACCCGACAGATAATGGCGATTGAGCAGGTTCAGCACGTTGACGCGGATTTCCGGCTTCTTCAGGAAACGCGTGCTGGGCAGACGGACACCCATCGTCGTGTCGATCGTCGTATAGGACGGGATCTTTTCGTCGTTCATGAACGTCGAGTATTGCGAGCCGACATATTTGACGCCCAGATTGCCGAACCAGCGGCCATCGTCGTAATCGACCGCGAAGGCGGCCTGCACTTTCGGCGAACGCACGGCGGATTTGCCGCTCGTCGGCAAGGTCGTGCCGGAAGTGGCGATATCGTCCTTGATCTCAGTGTGCAGATATTCGAACGACGCATACGGACGGAAGTTGTGAAACGGACGCAGACCGATTTCGAAATCCACGCCTTCGCCGCTCTGGCGCCCGCCGTTGATCGGCGAGCTGTAGCAGCCCGGATCGCACACGGTCGACGAGATCTGGCGATTCTTGAAGTCATAACGGAAAAGCGTGGTTGACGTCGTGAAAATCGGTCCATGAAAGCGATAACCCAGTTCGAACGACACCGACCTTTCCGACGGTTGGTTCGGCTGTGCCTGGGTCGAGACGGCGCCCGTCGTCGCGTTGTAGCGCGGATAGAGCGAACCTGCTGGCAGGATCCGGTAGCCTGTCGAGACACCCGCAAACAGTTGATGACCGTCGGCCGGCGTGAAGCGCACGGCGAAGGTCGGCAAAGTGGCCCAATGCGTGGCTTCCGTTTCGGTCACGGTGCTTGGCACGCCGTTGATGCCTTTGCGTTGCATCCAGAGTTGTTTGACGCCTGCATCGAACTTCAACCGCTCACCGAGGTAGCTGACGGTATCACCGACAAAAAGCGCACCAAAATTGTCTCGTGTATCCTGGTCCCAACCGTTGATCACCTGGCCGTTGGAAAGTCGGATCTGATTCGAGCTGCCGCGATAATCCACCGCCGTGCCGTCGCTGTTCGCATAGCTATACGGGCGATACAGATGGTCCGTGGAGTGCTGGAACCAGGCGCCCGCCACAAGTTCGTGATTCGAGATCGTGTAATCGACTTTGGCCGTCACGCCTGCTCGCACGTTGCTCTCGAGAATCGGGTTATAGACCAGCACACTGCGATCGTTGACCGTGCCGTTGTTATTGAGGTCCACCGCCTGAACGGTATTGCCGAAGCCCACCGAGCTTTCGTTAAGCGTCGTGGCCGAACCGGAGGCACCGTAGCCGTAGAACACATACGGCGTGACCGTCACTCGCGTCGCCTCGTTCACGACGAAGGTCGACGGCACCGACACCAGCAGGTTGCGCCACGGGTTCTTCAGGAGCTGATAGTAGCTCGTGCCGCCCGATGCATAGGTCGGCGCATAGTTCGATGCGGAACCCATGCCGCGGTCCCTGCTGTACTGCGCAAGCGTCGGATTCTTGTACGTGTCGCGCACGATCTCCGAATACGTCAGCGCAAACTTGGTCATGCTGCCGCCGCCCCAGTCCTTGACGACGCCCATATCCACATGGTCCTTGCGGTCCTTGCCCGGGCCGCGAAAATGATTCGCGTCGATATGCGAGAACGAGATGAAACCGCGCAAGCCGGTATCGCCGATATCGCCGCTTTCGAGCCGCGCGAACACGCGTCGCGCCGCGTCCGTGCCATACGACATATCGACCAACCCGCCGCGTTCATGCGATGGCGTATGCAGGAACAGGTCCACCACGCCGCCGGTTGCGTTGACGTCGGGCGAGGACAGGTCCGGGGTGCCCTGGTTCAGCGTCACCACGTCGGTGTTTTCTGTATCGATCCATTCGCCCGGAAAGACCGACCAGTTCGATGCTACGTTGAGCGGCATGCCTTCGAAGTTGAAACCCATCTGGCCGCCTTCGAGGCCGCGCACGGAAATCACGCCCTGATTGAGGCCGTACGCATCGCCGGCGGCTGCGTTTGCACCCGGCGAGTACTTGAGAATCTGGAACACGTCTGCCGACGGCTGCTGCTTCTGGATGAAGTCGCGCGTCACCGAACTTTTCGACTTCGGCACATCTTCGTCGACGATCAGACCACCACCGATCTCCTTGCGTGTCACACCCGTCGCCGACGGACCATTGACCGTCGATGCCGCCTTACCACCCGAACCGGTTGCGCTGACGCGACCGATATCGGTCGTGTCGCCGCTGCCTGCGGCCGGCGCGGTCTGAGCGTAGACGCTCGGGGGAATGGCGGCACCCACCACCATCCATGTGAGGACTGTTTTCCGTTTCAACGTAGACCCCTGATAACGCGTAAGTTGTTAATGGGCGGCTCGCTGTCGATCAGCATTGCGCCCGTCGGGTTTGCTTTGGACCGGTCGATACATGCATTCCTTGAGGCTTAATGTATCGGGCCAATTTGCGTGCCAGGAGTGCTTTTTTCTTGAGCCGCCGGCGCATAAGTGGCTACGCCTCGCCGTGCATTTTTCGGGACGCGGGACACATTGCGTTGCGTCGTCTCCGCTGTGTACGGCATGCTCGCGACGTGCCGGTGCAGCGCCGCGCAAAGCGTCGCCGTCAGGGTGAAAAGCCATGGAAAGCGATGCGTTATGCCCGTTCGGCCACGCATCGCACAGGAAGCCTTAGCGGTCGCTCACTCGCGACGGATCCACAGCGCCTTGGTGTTCAGATAGTCGTCGAGTTGCTGCGTGCCGGACTCGCGTCCGTAGCCGCTCATCTTGTAGCCCCCGAACGGCATCGACGGGTCCATCGTGTTGTAGCAGTTGACCCACACCGAACCCGAGCGGATGCGCGGCGCAATCGCATGCGCGCGGCCTACATCGCGCGTCCAGACGCCCGCGCCGAGACCGTACGGCGTGGCATTCGCACGGGCCACCACTTCGTCGACGGTATCGAACGGAATCGCAGCCACGACCGGCCCGAAGATTTCTTCCTGCGCGATCCGCATCCCGTCGCGAATATCGGTGAACACGGTCGGCGGCACGAAGAAGCCATTGCGGTGCGCGTCGTCGTCGAGCCGCGCGCCGCCCGTCATCGCCCGCGCGCCCTCCTCCTTGCCCGCGCGCAGATAGCCGGTCACACGATCGAGTTGCTTTGCCGACACGAGGGGCCCGATATCGGTTGTTGCGTCGAGCCCGTCACCCACCTGCAACGCACGCGCAGCGCGCGACACCGCTTCGACGAATTCGTCGAAGACGGGCCGTTGGATGAACAACCGCGTGCCCGCGCTACAGATCTGCCCCGCGTTCGCAAACGCGGCGATCGCTGCTGCGGGCGCGGCGCGATCGAGATCTGCATCGCTGAACACGATGTTCGGCGACTTCCCGCCAAGCTCCAGGGACAGCCGCTTGAGGTTGCCCGCCGATGCCCGAACGATCTGCTGCCCGGTCACATGCGAACCCGTGAACGACACCTTGTCCACATCCGGGTGCGCAGCCAGCGCCGCACCTGCGGTCGTGCCGAATCCCGGCACGATATTCACGACGCCTTCCGGCACGCCCGCTTCGAGCAGCAGTTCGCCGAAGCGCAATGGCGTCAGCGAGGCATCTTCGGCGGGCTTGAGCACCAGCGTGCAACCGGTCGCGAGCACAGGTCCGGTCTTCCAGATCGCGGCCATCAACGGACCGTTCCACGGCACGATCGCGCCCACCACGCCGACCGGCTCGCGTAGCGTGCAGGCGAACAGATCGCCACCGAGCGAGGTGCTGGCCGTCTGTCCGTACAACGAGACCGCCATCGAGGCGAAGTAGCGCAACAGGCCGAGCATATGCCGCTTGCTGCCGCGCGTATGCCGCAAAGGCGCGCCCATATCGAGCGTGTCGAGCAGGCTCAGTTCGTCGAAATGACGCTCGACGAGATCAGCGAGACGCAGCAGGATCATCTGCCGCTCATCCGGTTTCATCGTGCGCCATGGACCGTCGAAAGCGCTTCGCGCGGCGTGCACCGCACGGTCGATATCGGCGCTGTCGCCTTCGGCGATAGTGGCAAGCAGCGCACCGTTCGCCGGATTGCGCGCCTCGAAAGTCCTACCGGATAGCGATTGCACCCATTGGCCGCCGATCAGCATCGGCTTCACGCGTCCGTCGAGAAATGCGGGTGTCTGGCTTGCTGCGTCGTTCAGGGTCATGGGCGTGCGGTAAACAGATTGGCAGGTTCAGGCAGTAAGGGACGATGCGGCGCATCGTGCCGCGACATGTGACTGGGCGGCGACGGCTTACCCGCCCGCGGCAAGCCTGGCAAAGCCGCGTTCGAGATCCTCGATCAGGTCCTCGCAATGTTCGAGGCCGACATGCAGGCGCAGCCCGCGACCCTCGGAGAGCCACGGGCGCGCGGTGCGCAGTGTGCCGGGGTAGGTCGGCACCACCAGACTTTCGTAGCCGCCCCACGAATAACCCATCTTGAACAGCGACATGTTGTCGAGCATCGCAGCGAACTGCGCGTCGCTGCACGGCTTGAGCACGAGCCCGAACAGACCCGAGGCGGCTTCGAAATCGCGCTTCCAGATGGCGTGACCGGGATCGTCGGGCAGGGCCGGATACATCACGCGTTCGACTTCGGCACGCTGCTGCAACCACTGCGCGATGCGCGTCGCGCTGCGCTGGTGGCGCTCCATCCGGATCGGCAAGGTGCGCAGTCCGCGCAGGGCCATATAGACGTCATCTGGTCCACCGCAGTACCCCGCGCCCGAAGCGGTCTTCTTCAGCGGGATAAAGGCCTCTTCCGTGCACACTGCGATGCCGAGCATCAGGTCCGAGTGACCGGAGATATATTTGGTGGCCGCATGGATCGACACATCGATGCCGTGTTTGAGCGGATGAAAACCGAGCGGCGACGCCCAGGTGTTGTCCATGATCGACACGATGCCGCGTGCACGGCAGGCTTTCGCAATCGCCGGGACATCGACCACTTCGAAGGTCAGCGAACACGGCGACTCGAGATAGACGACGCGCGTATTCGGCTGGAACAGCGATGTGATATCCGCGCCCAGATTCGGATCGAAATACGTCACCTCGACGCCGAACTTGCGCAGCGTCTCTTCGCAGAAGGCCCGTGCAGGACCGTACAGGCTGTCGACGATCAGCAGATGATCTCCGGCCGACAGATACGCCAGCAACGACGCCGCAATCGCACCCAGCCCGCACGACGTCACTACGGCGCGATAACCGCCTTCGAGTTCCGTGATGGCGTCTTCGAGCGCGCGCGTGGTGGGCGTGCCTTCGCGCCCATAGGTGAAGCCTTCGTAAGCGCCGCTCGCGCGGTCGCGGCGCGTCTCGAGCAACTGCTCGACGCTGTCGAAGATGAAGGTGGATGCGTGATACACCGGGGGATTGACGACGCCGTGAAAGCCGGCCGGATTGCGGCCGCTATGCACCACGCGAGTGTCGACGTTATACGGTTTCGGGTCTTGAGCGGAATCCATGATGTCGTAGAAGTGGAAACAGTGATGGAACGGCGTGGATCAGACCAGCATCCCCGCATCGACGACGAGGTCCTGGCCGGTGATCATGCGGGATGCGTCGCTGGCGAGATACAGCACGGCGCGCGCGATATCGTCGGGACTGACGAGGCGGCGCAACGCCGTGCGCGACGTGAAGCGCTCGAGTACCGCTTCGTAGGTGAGACCTTCGTGACACGCCGAGCGCTCGAATAGCCCGGTCAGCCGGTCGCCTTCGACACCGCCCGGCGACACCAGATTGACGCCGATACCATAGGCGCCCGCATCGAGCGCGGCGGATTTGATCAGCCCACGCAGCGCCCATTTCGATGCGGCATAGCCAGCGAATCCGGCCACGCCCTTGTGACCGTAGGTGCCGCCGATCGCGATCACCCGGCCGCTGCGGCGTTCGATCATCGACGGCATGACGGCCTTGATCGCCAGCAACACGCCGAGTACGTTGACGTCGAGACAGGTGCGCAGATCCGCTTCGCTCAGGTGCCACACCGGCCCTTTGCCGGTGGCGATCCCGGCCGCGCAAAGCAGAATGTCGATGCGCCCTTTTTCTGCGAGCACCGCGTGCGCCGCGCGCTCCATCTGCGCACTGTCCGAGACGTCGGCGATTTCGAGGCTTGCCGTGCCGCCCTTCTCGCGAATTCCGGCGACCACCGACGCGCCCGCGCCAGCGTCACGCCCCAGCACAGCGACATGGGCGCCCGCAGCCGCTAGCGCATACGCCATCTGCGCGCCCACACCACGCGTGCCGCCGGTCACGAGTGCAACCTTGCCTTGCAGCGTTAGCGCCGGAACACCGGCCTGCAGCGTGCTCATCACGTGCCGCTCCGGTCGAGTACGGCGCGTTCGAGTGCAATCGTCAGCGTGAAGAACAGGTAGGCAACTGTGGTGCTGACCAGAATCGCGGCCCACATCAGGTCGAGTTGCTGTTGCGAGTAGGCGTCGAGCATCAGCGTGCCGAGACCGGGCGAGCCCGACAGCCACTCCGCGAACATCGCGCACAGGATCGCCGAACTCGCGGCCAGTCGAAGCCCCGTGAAAACGTAGGGAATCGCGCAGGGCAGCCGCACCTTGATCAGCGTCTGCGTAAAGCTCGCGCCGCAGGTACGCATCAGTTCCAGCATGTTCTCGCCCGGCGCTTCGAAGCCTTTCTTCGCGGCGAGCATCACCTGGAAAAATGTCAGCAGCGCCACCATGCCGATCGTGTTCCAGCGGTCGCGGCCGAACAGCACGATAATCAGCGGCGTCACCGCGATCATCGGAATGGTGCGGATCACGATCAGCAGCGGCGTGACCGTGCGGCTCGCCAGCGGCGACAGCACGAACAGCAGCGCGAAACCGATCGCCACGACCATCGCGACCAACGTGCCGACCACCGTGCACCACACGGTCAGCCACGCGGCCGAGGCCACCACATGCGCATGTACCACCAGCGCGTTGAGCGCCTGCGCCGGCGACGGCAACAGGTAATCGGGCAGATGGAAGATCGCGACGACCGCTGTCCACACTAATCCGGCTACCACCAGAAACGCGCCGTAGTTCGCGAGGCGCTCCATCGTGACGCGCAACGCAGCAGAGCCTTGCCGCCAGGGTCGCGGTATCTGGCGCGGCGCGCCGCTCATCTTGAGTACGTTCATACCGAAGCCTTCCTGACGACGCGATCGGCGGAGATCGCCAGCCGCTCGATCATGCATACATAGCCGTAAGCCAGCAGCGACACCGCGCAAGCGACGCCGACCGTGGTCCACAGGCGGTCGATCTGCAGGCTGAACATGGCGTTGATCATGATGACGCCGAGTCCCGTGTCCGCGCCGTTCCATTCGGCGACCAGCGCACCGAGAATCGACAGCGGCGCGGCGATCCGCAAGCCCACGAACAGATACGGCACGGAGACGGGCAACGCCAGCCGCGTGAAGCGCTGCCACGGGCTGGCCGCCATCACGACGAACAGTTCGTCGAGCCGCTCGCCGACCGCGCGGATCCCCTGCACCACCGACACCAGAATCGGGAACACGCAGATCACTGCCGTGATGGCGATTCGCGTGATCACCGAAGGCCCCATCCAGATGAGCAGCATCGGCGCGATGGCCATGATGGGTATGCTGCTCAGCACGGCCGCGCAGGTCATGACCGTGGTCTCGATGCCGCGGATCGCATAGACGGCGAACGCGAGCAGCAGGGACACGAGCGTCGCGGCAATGCAGCCGTAGATTGCGACCAGCAAGGTCGGTAGCGTTTGCTCGACCAGCGCGCCCGCATCGTGCACGGCCGCTCGGGCCACCTGCGACGGCGCGGGCAAGGCGGCGGGCGACACGCCCGCACGCGCGGCCCATTCCCCGAGCGCGAGAATCGCGAGAATCAGTAGCACCGGCGGGATTGCCTGAAGCACTGAGGGTGCGAAGCCGGACAATGCAGCGCCGACACGCGGAGCGGTTCGGTCAGGCTGCATGATCGAACCTCTGTCCGGCATCACCGAACAACGAGCGACGCACCTGATCGACGAGCGCTGCAAAGCGCGGCGTGCAGAGATGATCGAACCGGCGCGGCCGTTCGATATCTACCTCCACCGTCTCCACGATGCGGCCCGGACGCGCTGCCAGAATGAAGATGCGATCGGCCATCAGCACGGCCTCCTCGATCGAATGCGTGACCATCAGCGCAGTCGTGCCCGTTTGCGCCCAGATCCGCAGCAGTTCGAAGTTCATCTTGTAGCGTGTGATTTCGTCGAGCGCGCCGAACGGCTCGTCGAGCAGCAGCACTTGCGGCGCGACCGCCAGCGCTCGCGCAATCGCGCAACGCTGCTGCATGCCGCCCGACAGTTGCGCGGGCCGCGCATGCTCGAAGCCGCCGAGTCCGACCAGTTCGATCAGTTGAGCCGGCGTGAGCGCGCCGCGCTTGCCCTCCTTACCGAGCATTTCCAGCGGCAGTCTGATGTTGTCGAGAACCGAGCGCCACGGCAGCAGCGTTGCGTCCTGAAACACGAAGCCGATTTCGTGACGCAGACGCGCGGTACGTGGCGGCGCGCCGTCGATGGCGATCGAGCCGCTGGTTGGCGCCACCAGGTCCGCGACCATCCGCAGCAAGGTGGACTTGCCGCAACCCGACGGACCGATCAGCGCACCGAACTCACCGGGGGCCAGATTGAGCGTCGTCCGATCGAGCGCGACGAACGGTTGACCGCCGACGTCGAACGACTTCGACACGGCGTTGATGGACAAACCAGCCATGAACACTCCAGATGCGTTGCAAGCGTGGCGTGCGAACGGGTCGCACGTCCGGTTGAAAGACTACGCGGACAAAAGCGCGGCGCAGTTGCCAATTCCGCGCCTCACGCGCGCCGTTTTGACACCACCCCGAATGCGGCGTCAGGCCTGATCGAGCGCGGCGCGAATCACGCTTTGGGTGACGATCTTCGAGATGTCGATCCGGCTGCCCGCGGGGATCGAGCCGGCCTCGACGCCCAGCGCGACGCTGTCTTCGAACACGCCGGGATCGATCCACAACATGCCGTGTTTCATCGCGTCGCCGGTGGTCAGATAGCTCATCATCATGTCGGCTTCTTCGAGCTGTTCGTCGAGCAGCGTGCCCGGTGGCGCGTAGCGGCGCACCACCATTTCGGCGGTCTCGCGCGGATGACGGACCATCCACGACCAGCCCTGCACCAGCGCGCGGGTGTAGCGCACCAGTTCGTCGTGGTGATCGTCGAGCGTGTCCTGGCGGGCCATCAGCACCTGGCCGTAGCCCCGAAAGCCAAGATCAGAGAAACGCAGGACGTGCGGCTTCAGATGCGCGCGGCGCAATGGCGGCACCGCCGTGGTCTCCCAGCCATAGTATGCGTCGACCTGACGTGCGGCCAGCAGCGTCGGATCGTTGCCGACCGGCACCAGCTTGACGCGCTCGGGCGCAATCTTCGCGCGCCGCAGCAGCGCTTCAACCTGGCCGCGAATACTGTTCGGCACACCGATGATCTTGCCCACCATGTCCTGCAGCGAGGTCACGGGCCGTTCGCCGAGACTCACGAAACAGCTCGGGTCGCGCTGCATCACGGCGGCAAAGGCCACCAGCGGCTGCTTGCGCAGATAGCCCGAGATCATCCCGGCGGGATTGGATTCGCTGACCGTCGAGCGGCCGCTGGCGACCAGCATCCGGTAGTCGGTGCCGGGGCCGCCCGCCGTGTATTGCACGTCCAGCCCCTGATGCGCGAAGTAGCCGCGTTCGATCGCGACGAAGTCGCCGCCGAACTGCACGCCGTTGAGCCACCCGAGTTGATGGGTGATGCGCGCATGCCCTGCGACGGCGCTCCGTTCGTTACTCATGCGCGGCAATACGTGCATCGACAACGCTCCGACGCCTAGCACCGACAGCGCGCCGATGCCCGCAAGCAGCGACCGCCGACGGCTATCCGGATTGTTGCGACCGGCGTCCGGCCCCTCCACGTGCTGATTGACATTTATTGATTGGCTCATGGTCCACTGCGCAGCGTGCGGCGTCCGGAAGCAACGCCTCACATCGTCGAGAGTCGGTACATGTGCAGGGCATCGAAGCGTGCCGTCACATGCGGTGGGACATAGCCTACTTCGCGAAAACGCACGACGGGTAGTAAAAAAAAATACGCATGAGTCGTAGCCGAATCGGTCACACGCAAATGCGCAAACGGCACTCCATGCGTTTTTTCGGCGAGTGTAGTCTTGCGATCGTCGCTTGATTGCGCGTGCATGACGCATCTCGTTTCGCCGCGCGTTCACTGGCCCGCTCCCCTCTCCTTCAAGGCACATCACATGTCCCGTAGCTCGGAAGGCATTGAAGACAAGATCGTCGCCCGCATGGTCGATATCTCCGAAATTCCCATCATCGATTTCTCGCCTTTCCTGCGTGGCGATCTTTCGGGCAAGGCGCGGGTCGCCACCCAGATCGCCGAGGCCTGCACGCGCATCGGATTCTTCTACCTCAGTGGCCATGGCGTCGATCAGGCGCTGATCGACGGTGCATTCGAGCAATCGGCCGAGTTCTATCATCGTCCCGCCGAAGAGAAGCAGCAGGCGCTTGCGACCGTCGACTGGTATCGCGGCTGGGTGCCGATGCCGCCGGCGCAGAAGCTCTCGCGCAACAGCCGGTTGCACGAGCAATACCGCTTGCAAAGCGAATTCGACGACGGCGAGGTCGATCCGCTGTTCTATCGACCGAACCGCTGGCCCGCCGACATGCCGGTGTTCCGCGACACCTGTACGCGCTACTACGACGCGATGACCGCTCTGTCGCGGGAGTTGCTCAAGGCGTTCGCGATTGGCCTCGGGCTGCATGAGAACCGCTTCGACGGGTACTTTCACAGGCCGCTTTCGCAGCTGAGTCTCCTTTACTACATTCCGCTACCCGACGACGCCGATATCGAAGTGTCGAATACCGTCTCGCACACCGACGAAGGCCCCTTCACGATCCTCGCGCAGGATATGCGCGGCGGTCTCGAAGTGAAGCGCCGTGACGGTACATGGATCGAAGCGCCGCCGATTCCCGGCGCGCTGACCATCAACGTCGGCGACATGATGATGTGGTGGTCGAA contains:
- a CDS encoding ABC transporter substrate-binding protein, with protein sequence MSQSINVNQHVEGPDAGRNNPDSRRRSLLAGIGALSVLGVGALSMHVLPRMSNERSAVAGHARITHQLGWLNGVQFGGDFVAIERGYFAHQGLDVQYTAGGPGTDYRMLVASGRSTVSESNPAGMISGYLRKQPLVAFAAVMQRDPSCFVSLGERPVTSLQDMVGKIIGVPNSIRGQVEALLRRAKIAPERVKLVPVGNDPTLLAARQVDAYYGWETTAVPPLRRAHLKPHVLRFSDLGFRGYGQVLMARQDTLDDHHDELVRYTRALVQGWSWMVRHPRETAEMVVRRYAPPGTLLDEQLEEADMMMSYLTTGDAMKHGMLWIDPGVFEDSVALGVEAGSIPAGSRIDISKIVTQSVIRAALDQA
- a CDS encoding isopenicillin N synthase family dioxygenase, whose protein sequence is MSRSSEGIEDKIVARMVDISEIPIIDFSPFLRGDLSGKARVATQIAEACTRIGFFYLSGHGVDQALIDGAFEQSAEFYHRPAEEKQQALATVDWYRGWVPMPPAQKLSRNSRLHEQYRLQSEFDDGEVDPLFYRPNRWPADMPVFRDTCTRYYDAMTALSRELLKAFAIGLGLHENRFDGYFHRPLSQLSLLYYIPLPDDADIEVSNTVSHTDEGPFTILAQDMRGGLEVKRRDGTWIEAPPIPGALTINVGDMMMWWSNGRYLSNFHRVRNRSRHERFSIPFFMNPDRDVVVEPLPELIAQDHERRFEAVNVGKHLSRFYESLNKRAAEAAAQM